A window of Aquibium oceanicum genomic DNA:
GCGGCGCGGTCCCTCGATGTTCGTGCCCTACGAAGCGGCGTTCCGGCGCCGGATCGAGGCCGGGCTGGAGACCGCGAAGCAGATTTTGCGGCGGGACGAGCGTCCGGGCGACCTGTCGGCGCTCGAACGCGGCCTGACGATGCGCCATGCCGAGGCGGTGAAGACGTTCCGGACAAAGTTCCCGGCGCAGAAGATCGACATGATCGGCTTCCACGGCCAGACGGTGCTGCACCGGCCGGAGAAGGCGCTGACCGTGCAACTGGGAGACGGGCTGCTGCTTGCGCGCGAGACGGGCGTGTCCGTGGTGCATGACATGCGGGCGAGAGACATGGAATACGGAGGGCAGGGCGCCCCCCTGGTCCCGGTCTACCATGCCGCGCTGGCGCGCTCGCTGCCTCAGGAATGGCGCGGCTCGTTTCCCGTGGCCTTCGTCAACATCGGCGGGATTTCCAATGTGACTTACGTTCCGGCACAGGGCGATCCGGTCGCCTTCGATTCGGGACCAGGGAACGCGCTCATCGATCGATGGGTGTCGGCGGAGGGTGGCGTGCCCTTCGACGCCGACGGCATGATCGCCAGCGAGGGCGGCGTCGTGCGGGCGGTCGTCGACCGCTATCTGGAGAACCCGTTCTTCGAACGCCGCGCGCCGAAATCGCTCGACCGGCTGGATTTCACGCTGGAGGATGCCGCCGGCCTCGAACTCGCGGACGGTGCCCGCACGCTGGCCGCCGTCTCGGCCGAGGCGATCCTCAAGGCAGCCGAGCAGATGCCGGAGGCACCGAAGCTGTGGATCGTCTGCGGCGGCGGACGCAAAAACCCGCATATCATGGCCGATCTCCGCACTGGCGCGGAACAATCGTCGGCGCAGGTGATCCTCGCCGAAGACGCCGGTTTCGACGGCGACGCGATGGAGGCGGAAGCCTGGGCCTATCTGGCGATCCGGTCGGCGCGTGGCCTGCCGCTGACCTTTCCGACCACGACGGGCTGCCGGGAGGCAGTGACGGGCGGCATTCTGGCGCGGCCCGAACCCATGCGCTAGCCGCGTTCGGCTCCGTAGGTCCGCACCAGCCCGGCCATGTCGGGCCGTTCCGCCTCATCATATCCCGCGGCCACCCGGGTCCGGTCTTCGGGCGGCCGGTTCTGGCTCACCTTCCACTTGCCTTCGAGCGAAGCGATCTCGATGCGGATGCCGACGATGCCGCGGGTCTGCGCGGCGACGAAGTCGGCCGGAGCGTTGTCGACTGCCCAGGGTTTTTCGCGCGTGGCCTCATGGCTTTCGGTGAGGTTTCTGATCTGCTTCGAGAGCCAGTCGGCGCCCTCGAAAACCTCCGCACGCCCGCGCGCCTGCACGATCACGTAGTTCCAGGTCGGTACGACCTTTCCGGTCTCCTGCTTCGTCGCGTACCAGGACGGCGTCACATAGGCCTGCGGCCCTTGGAAAACGACGAGCACCGGCATGTCGGGATCGGCCTGGATCTCCCGCCACACGGGGTTCGCCCGCGCGCAGTGTGCGCGAAGGGTCCCGTTGGGCGTATCCGTGTCGAGCAGGAAGGGCAGCGGATTGGCGACCGGACCGTCCGGCCCGTTGGTGACGAGCAGTCCGAGCGGCTCGGATCGGATGAGATCGTGCAGGACGTCCAGCCGCGTCTCGCGAAAATGCGGCGGCTGGTACATCCGGCGTTCCTAGCGCAGACGTTTTGGCCGCGGGTCGGCAAGTTCGCCGGCGAGGCGCCGGTCGAGATAGTCCGAGCATTCCGAGATCAGAAGCTCGGCGTCGTTGGAGAAGAAGTGGTTGGCGCCGGGCATGATCTTCTGCGTGATCGTGATGCCCTTCTGGGAATGCAGCTTGTCGACCAGTCCCTGCACGTCCTTCTGCGGCGCGACCTTGTCCTGGTCGCCATGGATGATCAGGCCTGAGGAGGGGCAGGGCGCCAGGAAGGAGAAGTCGTAGATGTTGGGCTGCGGGGCGATCGAGATGAAGCCCTCGATCTCGGGGCGCCGCATCAACAGCTGCATGCCGATCCAGGCGCCGAAAGAGTAACCCGCCACCCAGCAGCTCTTGGAATCCGGGTGCAGCGACTGGACCCAGTCGAGCGCGGAGGCCGCATCCGACAATTCGCCGGCGCCATGGTCGAACTCGCCCTGGCTGCGGCCGATCCCGCGGAAGTTGAAGCGCAGCGTGGTAAAATTCCGCTTCTGGAACATGTAGAACAGATCGTAGACGATCTTGTTGTTCATGGTTCCGCCGAACTGGGGATGCGGATGCAGCACGAGGGCGATCGGCGCGTTCTTTTCCGTCGAGGGCTGATAGCGGCCTTCGAGACGGCCATCCGGACCGGCGAAGATGACTTCGGGCATTGGTACTCCAGTTTACGTCGGGCACGGATGGTCGATCCGGCGCGGAGGTCCGCCCTTGACGCGGGGCCGATGCCTCCATAGAACCT
This region includes:
- a CDS encoding anhydro-N-acetylmuramic acid kinase; the encoded protein is MALIRALGLMSGTSMDGIDLAMVESDGEGEVRRGPSMFVPYEAAFRRRIEAGLETAKQILRRDERPGDLSALERGLTMRHAEAVKTFRTKFPAQKIDMIGFHGQTVLHRPEKALTVQLGDGLLLARETGVSVVHDMRARDMEYGGQGAPLVPVYHAALARSLPQEWRGSFPVAFVNIGGISNVTYVPAQGDPVAFDSGPGNALIDRWVSAEGGVPFDADGMIASEGGVVRAVVDRYLENPFFERRAPKSLDRLDFTLEDAAGLELADGARTLAAVSAEAILKAAEQMPEAPKLWIVCGGGRKNPHIMADLRTGAEQSSAQVILAEDAGFDGDAMEAEAWAYLAIRSARGLPLTFPTTTGCREAVTGGILARPEPMR
- a CDS encoding FMN-binding negative transcriptional regulator yields the protein MYQPPHFRETRLDVLHDLIRSEPLGLLVTNGPDGPVANPLPFLLDTDTPNGTLRAHCARANPVWREIQADPDMPVLVVFQGPQAYVTPSWYATKQETGKVVPTWNYVIVQARGRAEVFEGADWLSKQIRNLTESHEATREKPWAVDNAPADFVAAQTRGIVGIRIEIASLEGKWKVSQNRPPEDRTRVAAGYDEAERPDMAGLVRTYGAERG
- a CDS encoding alpha/beta hydrolase; this translates as MPEVIFAGPDGRLEGRYQPSTEKNAPIALVLHPHPQFGGTMNNKIVYDLFYMFQKRNFTTLRFNFRGIGRSQGEFDHGAGELSDAASALDWVQSLHPDSKSCWVAGYSFGAWIGMQLLMRRPEIEGFISIAPQPNIYDFSFLAPCPSSGLIIHGDQDKVAPQKDVQGLVDKLHSQKGITITQKIMPGANHFFSNDAELLISECSDYLDRRLAGELADPRPKRLR